The following are from one region of the Prevotella communis genome:
- a CDS encoding uracil-DNA glycosylase family protein: protein MKSESWLNTEHIKRSGEGIEYHPLIPFLPEQAKVLFLGSFPPQRKRWCMDFYYPNFINDHWRIEGQIFYGDKNHFVDLEAKRFKIDEIVAFCEEKGLAFFDTSTAIRRLQDNASDKFLEVVEPTDITALLKRLPHLRAIVTTGEKATETICRTMGITETPKVNSYVEITNTDGTDETDIFANTNSTNMTNGGGLLLYRLPSSSRAYPLSFDKKVEAYRRFFDFIKI from the coding sequence GTGAAAAGTGAGAGTTGGTTGAACACGGAGCATATCAAGAGGAGTGGGGAGGGGATTGAATATCACCCGCTGATTCCTTTTCTGCCGGAGCAGGCGAAGGTGCTGTTCCTGGGCAGTTTTCCGCCACAGCGCAAGCGGTGGTGCATGGATTTCTATTACCCGAACTTTATTAATGACCACTGGCGCATTGAGGGTCAGATATTCTATGGTGATAAGAACCACTTTGTGGACCTCGAGGCGAAGCGATTTAAGATAGATGAGATCGTGGCATTCTGCGAGGAGAAGGGGCTCGCCTTCTTTGATACCTCCACGGCTATACGTCGGTTACAGGACAATGCCTCGGACAAGTTCCTGGAGGTGGTGGAGCCAACAGATATCACGGCACTCTTGAAACGGCTACCCCATCTCCGTGCCATTGTGACTACGGGCGAGAAGGCTACGGAGACGATATGCAGGACGATGGGGATAACGGAGACCCCGAAAGTGAACTCATATGTGGAGATAACGAACACGGATGGCACGGATGAAACGGATATTTTTGCGAACACGAATAGCACGAATATGACGAATGGAGGCGGTCTGCTATTATATAGACTGCCCAGCAGTTCCCGTGCCTACCCCTTGTCCTTTGACAAGAAGGTAGAGGCTTATCGTCGATTCTTTGACTTCATAAAAATTTAA
- a CDS encoding TIGR03905 family TSCPD domain-containing protein, whose protein sequence is MKTKHIQYQTHGTCSQLIDVTADEHDVIQQVFFLGGCNGNLQGISQLVRGQKIDDVIPRINGIRCGSKGTSCPDQLCRALEQLKQAPLTEE, encoded by the coding sequence ATGAAAACAAAGCACATACAGTACCAGACCCACGGCACCTGTTCACAGTTAATCGACGTAACGGCCGACGAGCACGACGTTATCCAGCAAGTCTTCTTCCTTGGCGGATGCAACGGCAACCTGCAAGGCATCAGCCAACTGGTCCGTGGCCAGAAAATCGACGATGTCATCCCCCGCATCAACGGCATCCGCTGCGGCAGCAAAGGCACCTCCTGCCCCGACCAGTTATGCCGCGCCCTCGAACAACTGAAGCAGGCTCCCCTGACAGAGGAATAA